Proteins encoded together in one Streptomyces sp. TLI_171 window:
- a CDS encoding ATP-binding cassette domain-containing protein, with amino-acid sequence MTTGLAISANGLRKSYGDKTVLDGVDLTVPEGTIFALLGPNGAGKTTAVKILSTLVRAGEGSGPIRIGGHDLAAAPQAVRAAIGVTGQFSAVDGLITGEENMLLMADLHHLSKAEGRRVAAELLARFDLTEAAKKPASTYSGGMKRRLDIAMTLVGDPRIIFLDEPTTGLDPRSRHGMWQIIRELVTGGVTVFLTTQYLEEADELADRIAVLHNGVIAAEGTAEELKRLVPGGHVRLRFTDPAGYRAAADTLAEGARDDESLTLRVPSDGSQRALRSVLDRLDAVGVEAEELTVHTPDLDDVFFALTGAPAVPAQSTAPAATQSEETAR; translated from the coding sequence ATGACCACCGGCCTGGCCATCTCGGCGAACGGGCTGCGCAAGTCCTACGGCGACAAGACCGTTCTGGACGGCGTCGACCTCACCGTCCCGGAAGGCACGATCTTCGCCCTGCTCGGCCCGAACGGGGCCGGCAAGACCACCGCCGTCAAGATCCTCTCCACCCTGGTCCGGGCCGGCGAGGGCAGCGGCCCGATCCGGATCGGCGGCCACGACCTGGCCGCCGCCCCGCAGGCGGTGCGCGCCGCGATCGGCGTCACCGGCCAGTTCTCCGCGGTCGACGGCCTGATCACCGGCGAGGAGAACATGCTGCTGATGGCGGACCTGCACCACCTCTCCAAGGCGGAGGGCCGCCGGGTCGCCGCCGAACTGCTGGCCCGCTTCGACCTCACCGAGGCCGCGAAGAAGCCCGCCTCCACCTACTCCGGCGGCATGAAGCGCCGCCTCGACATCGCGATGACCCTGGTCGGCGACCCGCGGATCATCTTCCTCGACGAGCCGACCACCGGGCTCGACCCGCGCAGCCGACACGGCATGTGGCAGATCATCAGGGAGCTGGTCACCGGCGGCGTCACGGTCTTCCTCACCACCCAGTACCTGGAGGAGGCCGACGAACTCGCCGACCGGATCGCCGTCCTGCACAACGGCGTGATCGCCGCCGAAGGCACCGCCGAGGAGCTCAAGAGGCTGGTCCCCGGCGGGCACGTCCGGCTCCGCTTCACCGACCCCGCCGGCTACCGCGCCGCCGCCGACACCCTCGCCGAGGGCGCCCGCGACGACGAGTCGCTGACCCTGCGGGTCCCCAGCGACGGCAGCCAGCGCGCCCTGCGCTCCGTCCTCGACCGCCTGGACGCCGTCGGCGTCGAGGCCGAGGAGCTGACCGTGCACACCCCCGACCTCGACGACGTGTTCTTCGCCCTCACCGGCGCCCCCGCCGTCCCCGCCCAGTCCACCGCCCCCGCCGCCACTCAGTCCGAGGAGACCGCACGATGA
- a CDS encoding ABC transporter permease: MSTLALAVRDSSTMLRRNLLHARRYPSLTLNLLLTPVMLLLLFVYIFGDAMSGGIGGGDRDAYVAYLVPGILMMTIGSTVVGTAVSMATDMNEGIVARFRTMAIHRGSVLIGHVIGSVLQSVASVVLVGAVGVAIGFRSHDASVLEWLAAFGLLALVALAFTWIAVGMGLGSPNAEAASNSAMPLILLPLISSAFVPLHSMPGWFQPIAQYQPFTPAIETLRGLLLGTGIGNNWWIALLWCAGLTVLGYYWSRAQFDRDAE; the protein is encoded by the coding sequence ATGAGCACTCTCGCCCTGGCCGTCCGCGACTCGTCCACCATGCTGCGGCGCAACCTGCTGCACGCCCGGCGCTACCCGTCGCTCACCCTGAACCTGCTGCTCACCCCGGTGATGCTGCTCCTGCTGTTCGTCTACATCTTCGGCGACGCGATGAGCGGCGGAATCGGCGGCGGCGACCGGGACGCGTACGTCGCCTACCTGGTGCCCGGCATCCTGATGATGACCATCGGCTCCACCGTGGTCGGCACCGCGGTCTCGATGGCCACCGACATGAACGAGGGCATCGTCGCCCGGTTCCGCACCATGGCGATCCACCGCGGCTCGGTGCTGATCGGGCACGTGATCGGCAGCGTCCTGCAGTCGGTGGCCAGCGTGGTGCTGGTCGGCGCGGTCGGCGTGGCGATCGGCTTCCGCTCGCACGACGCCTCGGTCCTGGAGTGGCTGGCCGCGTTCGGCCTGCTCGCCCTGGTCGCGCTCGCCTTCACCTGGATCGCCGTCGGCATGGGCCTCGGCAGCCCGAACGCGGAGGCCGCCAGCAACAGCGCGATGCCGCTGATCCTGCTGCCGCTGATCTCCAGCGCCTTCGTCCCGCTGCACTCGATGCCCGGCTGGTTCCAGCCGATCGCCCAGTACCAGCCCTTCACCCCCGCCATCGAGACCCTGCGCGGCCTGCTGCTCGGCACCGGCATCGGCAACAACTGGTGGATCGCCCTGCTCTGGTGCGCCGGCCTCACCGTCCTCGGCTACTACTGGTCGCGGGCCCAGTTCGACCGCGACGCCGAGTAA
- a CDS encoding SigE family RNA polymerase sigma factor, whose translation MSRENEDDAYAAFVAAAWPRHLRTATLIAGDRHRAEELLQDCLVKLYVRWHRMAADDPHAYLRRMLVNNHISWWRRRRRELLIAEPPDTPGGGGAAVEELADLHGALAALAPRQRAVVVLRHFEDLSERDTAAVLGCSVGTVKSQHHRAMARLRTALAGDRPGSEAGSRANTRANKQSRNQSRNQEAVTP comes from the coding sequence GTGAGTCGAGAAAACGAGGACGACGCCTACGCGGCCTTCGTCGCGGCCGCCTGGCCGCGGCACCTGCGCACGGCCACGCTGATAGCGGGCGACCGGCACCGCGCCGAGGAACTGCTCCAGGACTGCCTGGTCAAGCTCTACGTCCGCTGGCACCGGATGGCCGCCGACGACCCGCACGCATACCTGCGGCGGATGCTCGTCAACAACCACATCAGCTGGTGGCGGCGACGCCGCCGCGAGCTGCTCATCGCCGAGCCGCCGGACACCCCGGGCGGGGGCGGCGCCGCCGTCGAGGAGTTGGCGGACCTGCACGGCGCGCTGGCCGCGCTCGCGCCCCGGCAGCGCGCCGTGGTGGTGCTGCGGCACTTCGAGGACCTGTCGGAGCGGGACACCGCGGCCGTCCTCGGGTGCTCGGTCGGCACCGTCAAGAGCCAGCACCACCGGGCGATGGCCAGGCTGCGCACCGCCCTGGCGGGAGACCGGCCGGGCAGCGAGGCGGGCAGCCGGGCGAACACCCGGGCGAACAAGCAGTCGAGGAACCAGTCGAGGAACCAGGAGGCCGTCACCCCATGA
- a CDS encoding sigma-70 family RNA polymerase sigma factor, with translation MSEVSSGAADPAADLALARAGDDAAFARLAGPLRRELHAHCYRMLGSAHDAEDALQEALLRAWRGIDRFEGRAGHHSLRAWLYTVATRTCLDAAERRGRRALPVDLGPASERVVLDSAPDTGTAWLGPYPTAGLAAGPADPAARYEQREAVELAFVAALQHLPGNQRAALLLFDVLGFSAAEIAALMDTTAASVQSALARARRQLARNAPARGRMPDDALVRETAAAYGAALERGDADALVALLTEDVTWSMPPLPHWYRGRSAVMAFAVAVPLTRCPSWRTTVVEANSRPAVACYVGPAADAGHTAWSITVLDLTTDGRIAALTSFLGAEQFAAFGLPTELP, from the coding sequence ATGAGCGAGGTTTCTTCCGGAGCCGCCGATCCCGCCGCCGACCTGGCCCTCGCCCGGGCCGGCGACGACGCCGCGTTCGCCCGGCTGGCCGGCCCGCTGCGCCGGGAGCTGCACGCGCACTGCTACCGGATGCTCGGCTCCGCGCACGACGCCGAGGACGCCCTGCAGGAGGCGCTGCTGCGGGCCTGGCGCGGCATCGACCGGTTCGAGGGACGGGCCGGCCACCACTCGCTGCGGGCCTGGCTGTACACCGTCGCCACCCGCACCTGCCTGGACGCCGCCGAACGCCGCGGTCGGCGCGCGCTGCCCGTCGACCTCGGGCCCGCCAGCGAGCGGGTCGTCCTCGACAGCGCTCCCGATACCGGAACCGCCTGGCTCGGCCCGTACCCGACCGCGGGTCTCGCCGCCGGGCCGGCCGACCCCGCGGCCCGCTACGAGCAGCGCGAGGCCGTCGAGTTGGCGTTCGTCGCGGCCCTCCAGCACCTGCCCGGCAATCAGCGCGCCGCGCTGCTGCTGTTCGACGTGCTCGGGTTCTCCGCCGCCGAGATCGCCGCGCTGATGGACACCACCGCCGCTTCGGTCCAGTCGGCGCTGGCCCGGGCCCGCCGCCAACTCGCCCGTAACGCCCCTGCCCGGGGGCGGATGCCCGACGACGCGCTGGTCCGGGAGACCGCCGCCGCGTACGGCGCCGCCCTGGAACGCGGTGACGCGGACGCGCTGGTCGCGCTGCTCACCGAGGACGTCACCTGGTCGATGCCGCCGCTTCCGCACTGGTACCGCGGCCGGTCCGCCGTGATGGCGTTCGCGGTGGCCGTCCCGCTCACCCGCTGCCCCAGCTGGCGGACCACCGTCGTCGAGGCCAACTCCCGCCCTGCCGTTGCCTGTTACGTCGGTCCGGCCGCCGACGCCGGGCACACCGCCTGGTCGATCACCGTGCTCGACCTGACGACCGACGGCCGGATCGCCGCGCTGACCTCCTTCCTCGGCGCCGAGCAGTTCGCGGCGTTCGGGCTGCCGACGGAGCTGCCCTGA
- a CDS encoding VOC family protein: protein MTDAPHTAAPHTAAWFDLSSPDAPRARAFYGELFGWPVRVLDETYALVGDDGSGRPTGGIGQAGPDAPYTGFAVYFRVPDLDAALEHAVRLGGSRRLEPQPVPGGDRLAVFTDPDGNAVGLLGK, encoded by the coding sequence ATGACCGACGCCCCGCACACCGCCGCCCCGCACACCGCCGCCTGGTTCGACCTGTCCAGCCCCGACGCGCCGCGGGCCCGCGCCTTCTACGGCGAGCTGTTCGGCTGGCCGGTACGGGTCCTGGACGAGACGTACGCGCTGGTCGGCGACGACGGCTCCGGCCGGCCGACCGGCGGCATCGGCCAGGCCGGACCGGACGCCCCGTACACCGGGTTCGCCGTCTACTTCCGGGTCCCTGACCTGGACGCGGCCCTGGAGCACGCCGTCCGGCTCGGCGGCTCCCGCCGCCTGGAACCCCAGCCGGTGCCGGGTGGTGACCGTCTCGCGGTGTTCACCGACCCGGACGGCAACGCGGTCGGCCTGCTCGGCAAGTAG
- the gap gene encoding type I glyceraldehyde-3-phosphate dehydrogenase has product MTRIAVNGFGRIGRNVLRALLERDSKLEVVAVNDLTEPTALARLLAYDTTSGRLGRPVTVEGDTLVVDGRRIKVLAERNPADLPWAELGVDIVLEATGRFTSAEAARAHLAAGAKKVLVSAPSDGADVTLAYGVNTEAYDPAAHTIVSNASCTTNALAPLAAVLDELAGIEHGFMTTVHAYTQEQNLQDGPHRDPRRARAAAVNIVPTTTGAAKAIGLVLPQLDGKLSGDSIRVPVPVGSIVELNTVVARDVTREEVLAAYREAAAGKLAGVLEYSEDPLVSADITGNPASSIFDSELTRVDGRHIKVVAWYDNEWGFSNRVIDTLELLAG; this is encoded by the coding sequence ATGACCCGCATTGCCGTCAACGGATTCGGCCGCATCGGACGCAACGTGCTGCGCGCCCTCCTGGAGCGCGACAGCAAGCTGGAGGTCGTGGCCGTCAACGACCTGACCGAGCCCACCGCGCTGGCCCGGCTGCTCGCCTACGACACCACCTCGGGCCGGCTCGGCCGCCCGGTGACCGTCGAGGGCGACACCCTGGTGGTCGACGGCCGCCGGATCAAGGTCCTCGCCGAGCGCAACCCCGCCGACCTGCCCTGGGCCGAGCTCGGCGTCGACATCGTGCTGGAGGCCACCGGCCGGTTCACCTCCGCCGAGGCGGCCCGCGCCCACCTCGCGGCCGGCGCGAAGAAGGTCCTGGTGTCCGCGCCCTCCGACGGCGCCGACGTCACCCTGGCCTACGGCGTCAACACCGAGGCGTACGACCCGGCCGCGCACACCATCGTCTCCAACGCCTCCTGCACCACCAACGCGCTGGCCCCGCTGGCCGCCGTGCTGGACGAACTGGCCGGCATCGAGCACGGCTTCATGACCACGGTGCACGCCTACACCCAGGAGCAGAACCTCCAGGACGGTCCGCACCGCGACCCGCGCCGGGCCCGCGCGGCCGCCGTCAACATCGTGCCGACCACCACCGGCGCCGCCAAGGCGATCGGCCTGGTGCTGCCGCAGCTGGACGGCAAGCTGTCCGGCGACTCGATCCGGGTGCCCGTCCCGGTCGGCTCGATCGTCGAGCTGAACACCGTGGTCGCCCGCGACGTCACCCGCGAGGAGGTGCTCGCCGCGTACCGCGAGGCCGCGGCCGGCAAGCTCGCGGGCGTGCTGGAGTACTCGGAGGACCCGCTGGTGTCCGCCGACATCACCGGCAATCCCGCCTCCTCGATCTTCGACTCGGAGCTCACCCGGGTCGACGGCCGCCACATCAAGGTGGTCGCCTGGTACGACAACGAGTGGGGCTTCTCCAACCGGGTGATCGACACCCTGGAGCTGCTGGCCGGCTGA